GATGATGCCCATGGACGTTACCGACAGCGCGTCGCTGGAGGCCATTGCCGCAGCAGCCGTCGAGCGTTTCGGGCGGCTCGACTATGCCGTCGCCAACGCCGGGCTGTTGCGCAAGGCGCCCCTGCTGGACATGTCGGACGAGCAATGGGACGCCATGCTCAACGTCGACCTGACGGGCGTCATGCGTACGTTCCGCAGCGCCAGCCGCCATATCGGCGAAGGCGGCGCCCTGGTGGCGATCTCCTCGATCGCCGGCGGCGTGTATGGCTGGCAGGAGCACGCGCATTACGCCGCCGCCAAGGCGGGCGTTCCAGGCCTGTGCCGCTCCTTGGCCGTAGAGCTTGCGCCCAGGGGCATTCGCTGCAACACCATCATCCCGGGGCTGATCGAAACCCCGCAGTCGCTGGATGGCAAGAACTCGCTGGGGGCCGACGGCCTGGCCAAGGCCGCCAAGGGCATTCCCCTGGGGCGCGTTGGGTGGGCCAGCGAAGTGGCCGATCTGGTCTGCTACCTGACCGGGCCTGAGTCGAGCTATATCACCGGGCAGAGCATCATCATCGATGGCGGCCTGACGGTGCGTTGGCCTGAGTGAAACGACACTACGCCGCATGACGCCATGCGGCTTGGAGGGCATTGAAAAATGAAGCCATTGCAAGATCGACGTGCGGTCATCACCGGTGCCGGCAGCGGTATCGGTGCGGCGATTGCTGTTGCCTATGCCGATGCCGGTGCAAGGCTGGTGTTATGTGACCGCGACGCGGAGCGTCTGGCGGTGATCGCCGGGCACTGCCGTGCCCGTGGCGCCCCAGTGACG
The Pseudomonas sp. DTU_2021_1001937_2_SI_NGA_ILE_001 DNA segment above includes these coding regions:
- a CDS encoding SDR family NAD(P)-dependent oxidoreductase, producing the protein MSQPVALITGAASGIGQAVAVAYAKKGVRVVGGYLAGDPHDPAQTQQLVEDAGGECLMMPMDVTDSASLEAIAAAAVERFGRLDYAVANAGLLRKAPLLDMSDEQWDAMLNVDLTGVMRTFRSASRHIGEGGALVAISSIAGGVYGWQEHAHYAAAKAGVPGLCRSLAVELAPRGIRCNTIIPGLIETPQSLDGKNSLGADGLAKAAKGIPLGRVGWASEVADLVCYLTGPESSYITGQSIIIDGGLTVRWPE